The following proteins are encoded in a genomic region of Dokdonia donghaensis DSW-1:
- a CDS encoding DUF2752 domain-containing protein — protein sequence MEEYMLPCMNKKYLGFECMGCGIQRSIALILRGEFVEAFFMYPAIYPLVLLFSLLILNQFISFKYANKSIIILAILTVATIIVSYIIKMTTN from the coding sequence ATGGAAGAATATATGCTACCCTGTATGAATAAAAAATACCTCGGTTTTGAGTGTATGGGGTGCGGCATACAGCGATCTATTGCTTTGATACTAAGAGGTGAGTTTGTAGAAGCGTTTTTTATGTATCCCGCTATTTATCCGCTTGTGTTATTATTTTCACTTCTCATACTTAATCAATTTATTAGTTTTAAATATGCTAATAAGAGTATCATAATTTTAGCTATATTAACGGTCGCTACGATTATCGTGAGCTACATTATAAAAATGACAACTAACTAA
- a CDS encoding mechanosensitive ion channel, producing MDYLNDLLRNLSSGDYLINALVAILLLIVGIFIAKLLKKLTAKIIKKSGLDEKLKSDTITLSKFISKLVYLLVMIFVFTLVLGRLGLTSALDPLKNMLDDFLGFIPRIVGAGLVTYIGYMLATIVAEFVGMSGDTIRKSLPKLKISTKIDVVNILKKVVFIFVFIPLLIVALNILEMDSISIPATTMLSSFMAAIPKIAVAAIILLAFTIGARFLSGLVKDLLNGMNMNATLQKMQLDKMTGNTNVVNLIGNIVYFFILLFGITTAIEKLEFKQLSEIFATINVYGGKILFGLVILVIGNLIAGIVYKNMAAKENAFLASIVRMAIIAIFLAIGLSTMGIADEIINLAFGLTLGTIALTVVLSFGLGGREAAGEQMKKILHKFNNKVD from the coding sequence ATGGACTATCTCAACGATTTACTAAGAAACTTAAGTAGTGGTGATTACTTAATCAACGCACTTGTAGCTATACTACTTCTTATAGTAGGTATATTTATAGCAAAGCTACTCAAAAAATTAACTGCAAAGATCATTAAAAAGAGTGGTCTTGATGAGAAATTAAAAAGTGACACCATCACTTTATCAAAATTTATATCAAAACTAGTTTACTTACTTGTAATGATATTTGTTTTTACACTTGTGCTAGGTCGTTTAGGTCTTACCTCTGCCCTAGACCCACTTAAAAATATGCTAGATGATTTTCTAGGCTTCATACCTCGTATAGTAGGTGCTGGTCTTGTAACATACATAGGGTATATGCTGGCAACAATCGTTGCAGAGTTTGTAGGAATGTCTGGAGACACCATACGTAAATCACTGCCTAAATTAAAAATCTCTACTAAAATTGATGTTGTAAACATCCTTAAGAAGGTAGTTTTCATTTTTGTATTTATACCATTACTTATTGTAGCACTTAATATACTAGAGATGGACTCTATCTCTATACCGGCAACTACAATGCTATCTAGCTTTATGGCTGCTATACCAAAAATAGCTGTTGCAGCAATAATCCTTCTTGCCTTTACAATAGGTGCTCGTTTCTTAAGTGGTCTTGTAAAAGATCTTCTTAACGGGATGAATATGAATGCTACGCTTCAAAAAATGCAACTTGATAAAATGACGGGTAACACAAATGTGGTAAACCTTATAGGTAACATTGTATACTTTTTTATCCTCCTTTTTGGTATCACTACGGCTATAGAAAAGTTAGAGTTCAAACAACTTTCAGAAATCTTTGCAACGATAAATGTATATGGTGGTAAAATATTATTTGGCCTTGTCATTCTAGTGATTGGTAACTTGATTGCAGGTATCGTATATAAAAATATGGCTGCCAAAGAAAACGCTTTCTTAGCCTCTATCGTTCGTATGGCTATTATCGCAATCTTCCTTGCCATAGGCTTAAGCACAATGGGCATCGCAGATGAGATTATCAACCTTGCCTTTGGTCTTACACTTGGTACTATTGCACTTACGGTAGTACTGAGCTTTGGTCTAGGAGGTAGAGAAGCTGCAGGTGAGCAAATGAAAAAAATCTTACATAAATTTAACAATAAGGTGGACTAA
- the rocD gene encoding ornithine--oxo-acid transaminase — protein MATVDQLTSQQAIALEDKYGAHNYHPLPVVLSKGEGVYVWDVEGKKYFDFLSAYSAVNQGHCHPKIVGAMTSQAQTLTLTSRAFYNDMLGKFEKYATETFNYDKLLPMNTGAEAVETALKLCRKWAYEVKGIDENEAEIIVCENNFHGRTTTIISFSNDPVARKNFGPYTKGFIKIEYDNLKALEEAFNSSSNIAGFLVEPIQGEAGVYVPSEGYLAAAKELCKKHNVLFIADEVQTGIARTGRLLATCGNCDCVDKHCSGTPEVKADILILGKALSGGAYPVSVVLANDDIMGVIKPGNHGSTFGGNPVAAAIGIAALEVIKDEELADNAQELGELFRAELAKFIETSSIVNGVRGKGLLNAILINDTEDSSTAWDICIALRDNGLLAKPTHGNIIRFAPPLVMTKEQLLECVAIITKTLKQFEK, from the coding sequence ATGGCCACTGTTGATCAACTTACATCACAACAGGCAATCGCTCTGGAAGACAAGTACGGAGCACACAACTACCACCCGCTTCCAGTTGTACTTTCAAAGGGAGAAGGCGTTTACGTCTGGGACGTAGAAGGAAAAAAATACTTTGATTTTTTATCTGCATATTCGGCAGTAAATCAAGGTCATTGTCATCCTAAAATTGTAGGAGCAATGACAAGTCAAGCACAAACACTTACACTTACGTCAAGAGCATTCTATAACGATATGCTAGGCAAGTTTGAGAAGTATGCTACAGAGACTTTTAACTATGACAAGCTCTTACCTATGAACACAGGTGCAGAGGCAGTAGAGACAGCTCTTAAGCTTTGTAGAAAGTGGGCTTATGAGGTAAAAGGGATAGACGAGAACGAGGCAGAGATTATAGTATGTGAGAACAACTTTCACGGGAGAACTACCACCATCATCTCATTTTCTAACGACCCTGTGGCTCGTAAAAACTTTGGTCCTTACACAAAAGGATTTATTAAAATAGAGTATGATAATCTTAAAGCCCTAGAAGAAGCATTTAACAGCAGTTCTAATATAGCAGGTTTTCTAGTAGAGCCTATACAAGGAGAAGCAGGTGTATATGTACCTAGTGAGGGTTACCTAGCAGCGGCAAAAGAACTGTGTAAAAAACATAATGTACTTTTCATAGCAGACGAGGTGCAGACAGGTATAGCAAGAACAGGACGTTTACTTGCTACCTGTGGTAACTGCGATTGTGTAGATAAGCACTGTTCTGGTACACCAGAGGTAAAAGCAGATATCTTAATACTAGGTAAAGCCTTATCTGGAGGTGCATATCCAGTATCTGTAGTACTAGCAAATGATGATATTATGGGTGTAATAAAGCCTGGTAATCACGGTAGTACCTTTGGAGGAAATCCGGTTGCAGCGGCTATTGGTATTGCAGCACTTGAGGTTATTAAAGATGAAGAGCTTGCAGATAATGCACAAGAGCTAGGTGAACTCTTTAGAGCAGAGCTTGCAAAATTTATTGAGACCAGCTCTATTGTAAATGGTGTACGTGGTAAAGGATTACTTAACGCTATCCTTATTAACGATACAGAAGATAGCTCTACTGCGTGGGATATTTGTATCGCTTTACGTGATAATGGATTACTAGCAAAACCTACACACGGTAATATCATACGTTTTGCACCACCGCTTGTAATGACTAAAGAGCAATTACTAGAGTGTGTTGCGATTATTACAAAAACGCTTAAGCAATTTGAGAAGTAA
- a CDS encoding CCC motif membrane protein, which yields MEKQKLPNVTISLVLGIISFIACCFTSGFGGVVLSGIALFLANKDKKTAAEDPELYENYGQLKTARIIAIIGLVLGALMVLAFIGMLIAFGGYAGMEEWQQQQLEQMGGSY from the coding sequence ATGGAAAAACAAAAATTACCTAATGTAACGATATCTCTTGTACTAGGGATTATCTCTTTTATAGCTTGCTGTTTTACATCAGGTTTTGGGGGAGTAGTGCTTTCTGGTATTGCATTATTTCTAGCAAACAAAGACAAGAAAACAGCCGCCGAAGATCCAGAGCTTTATGAAAACTATGGCCAGTTAAAAACAGCAAGAATCATTGCTATCATAGGTCTTGTACTAGGTGCCTTAATGGTATTAGCTTTTATAGGTATGTTAATCGCCTTTGGAGGATATGCTGGAATGGAAGAATGGCAACAACAGCAACTAGAGCAAATGGGAGGTTCTTACTAA